The Streptococcaceae bacterium ESL0687 genome has a segment encoding these proteins:
- the ruvB gene encoding Holliday junction branch migration DNA helicase RuvB, producing MTNEFLDGKAQGQELSSELSLRPQRLAQYIGQDKVKEQLEIFIEAALMREESLDHVLLFGPPGLGKTTMAFIIAQELGVNIKQTSGPAIEKPGDLVALLNELEPGDVLFIDEIHRMPMNVEEILYSAMEDFYIDIMLGNGDGSRSVHLELPPFTLVGATTRAGMLSNPLRARFGISAHMEYYEVHDLEEIVKRTAGLFDVEISDQGALELALRSRGTPRIANRLLKRVRDYAQIKGTGLVDEQVTDQALSMLDIDRAGLDYIDQKILKTMIELYDGGPVGLSTIAVNIAEERETIEDMYEPYLIQKGFIVRTRQGRKVTKLAYDHLGLPFFEED from the coding sequence ATGACAAATGAATTTTTAGATGGTAAGGCTCAGGGTCAGGAACTTTCAAGTGAACTTTCCTTAAGACCCCAAAGGCTTGCCCAATATATTGGCCAGGACAAGGTTAAGGAACAATTAGAAATCTTTATTGAGGCAGCTCTCATGCGTGAGGAAAGTCTTGATCATGTTCTCTTATTTGGTCCCCCAGGTCTTGGGAAAACAACTATGGCTTTTATTATTGCCCAGGAACTAGGTGTTAATATCAAGCAAACATCAGGGCCTGCCATTGAAAAACCAGGGGATTTGGTCGCCCTTTTAAATGAGCTTGAACCAGGGGATGTTCTCTTTATTGATGAAATCCACCGGATGCCCATGAATGTTGAGGAGATTCTCTATTCGGCCATGGAAGATTTTTATATTGATATTATGCTAGGTAATGGAGACGGAAGTAGAAGTGTTCACTTGGAACTTCCTCCCTTTACCCTGGTGGGTGCTACCACACGTGCTGGTATGCTTTCAAATCCCTTGCGGGCCCGTTTTGGTATTTCAGCCCATATGGAATATTATGAGGTTCATGACCTGGAAGAGATTGTAAAAAGGACGGCAGGCTTATTTGATGTTGAAATAAGTGATCAGGGAGCCCTTGAGTTGGCCCTTAGAAGTCGTGGTACTCCCCGGATAGCCAACCGCCTCTTAAAAAGAGTTAGGGACTATGCTCAGATTAAGGGGACTGGTCTAGTCGATGAGCAAGTGACAGACCAGGCTTTAAGCATGCTTGATATTGACCGGGCAGGTCTTGATTATATCGATCAAAAGATCCTAAAAACAATGATAGAATTATATGACGGAGGGCCTGTTGGTCTTTCGACTATAGCAGTAAATATTGCTGAAGAGCGTGAGACCATTGAGGATATGTATGAGCCATATTTGATTCAAAAAGGTTTCATTGTAAGAACAAGACAGGGCAGGAAGGTTACAAAACTCGCCTATGATCACCTAGGTCTTCCTTTTTTCGAGGAAGATTAG
- a CDS encoding YlbF family regulator has protein sequence MKNNKAYEEALKELQNSLAELDYVRDFKELEGKIKENPVIWQKEKEMKDLQKEAVLFKKIEKNRAYEETLQRATEIEEDLNKDLLIRQYRAKLLDVSDLLDYISGELERKINEGLKQATDKEK, from the coding sequence ATGAAGAATAATAAGGCTTATGAAGAAGCTCTCAAGGAATTACAGAATAGCCTAGCTGAACTTGACTATGTGCGTGATTTTAAGGAACTTGAAGGAAAGATTAAGGAAAACCCGGTCATCTGGCAAAAGGAAAAAGAAATGAAGGACCTCCAGAAGGAGGCAGTTCTTTTTAAAAAGATTGAAAAAAATCGGGCCTATGAAGAAACCCTCCAAAGGGCGACTGAAATTGAAGAAGATTTAAATAAGGACCTGCTGATAAGGCAGTATCGTGCTAAACTTTTAGATGTTAGTGATCTTTTGGATTATATTTCAGGGGAGCTTGAAAGAAAGATTAATGAGGGTTTGAAACAGGCAACTGACAAAGAGAAATAA
- a CDS encoding low molecular weight phosphotyrosine protein phosphatase, which yields MKKVAFVCLGNICRSPMAEFVFKDELKKAGLSDDYQVESFATGNWEHGNKIHGGTLDIFKEHGIIYDSTKTSRKISDVDFKNFDYIYAMDENNYRDLLVMSPQEYKGKIHHFIEGKSVPDPYFTGDFDETYELVRSGSRKIIDQLK from the coding sequence ATGAAAAAAGTAGCCTTTGTTTGCTTGGGTAATATTTGCAGAAGTCCAATGGCAGAGTTTGTCTTCAAGGATGAACTTAAAAAAGCAGGGCTTTCAGATGATTATCAGGTTGAAAGTTTTGCGACTGGTAACTGGGAGCACGGAAATAAAATTCACGGGGGAACCCTTGATATTTTTAAAGAGCACGGGATTATCTATGATAGTACAAAGACAAGTAGGAAAATATCTGATGTAGATTTTAAAAATTTCGACTATATTTATGCCATGGATGAAAATAATTACCGGGACCTTTTAGTCATGTCTCCTCAGGAATACAAGGGAAAAATTCATCATTTTATCGAAGGAAAAAGTGTTCCAGATCCTTATTTTACCGGTGACTTTGATGAAACTTATGAGCTTGTAAGAAGCGGAAGCAGAAAAATAATTGATCAACTTAAGTAA
- the mutL gene encoding DNA mismatch repair endonuclease MutL — protein sequence MAKIIELDPYLADKIAAGEVVERPASVVKELVENAIDAGSTQITVSIEESGLKSIVVTDNGEGISSDDIELALKRHATSKIKTIDDLFRIKSLGFRGEAMPSIASVSLMTIETSVADEAAGSRLFAEGGHIKEVKLLAKRQGTKIRVENLFFNTPARLKYVKSMQAELSHISDVLNRQSLAHPEISFTLISDGRSLMRTAGNGDLRAALAGVYGLATAKKMVEISGSDLDFDIRGYISLPELTRANRNYITVLINGRYIKNFLINRAIINGYGSKLMVGRFPLAVLDIRLDPFLIDVNVHPSKQEVRLSKEKELMDLISRLIAESLNKETLIPDALDNLQKSSKTRETKGIQTSLPLKSTNLFYDQEKKDFFVAEEGLKETTVEIDRNAGPSFEGSSVPEGEFQEERVSQPLGAKQAKRENGPVSEDSEHPDFHQLDKKNVKNLSGLAKKLEGEEKSTFPELEFFGKMHGTYLFAQGRDGLYIVDQHAAQERIKYEYFREKIGQVEDLKQQLLIPYLFDFPKNDFLLIKEKLPLLREVGLNLMEYGDQQFILREHPTWMKEDEVEGAVYQMVDMLLNLGQVSVKDYRADLAIMMSCKQSIKANHYLDDFSARQLLVDLSRCKNPYNCPHGRPVLVHFTKADMEKMFRRIQENHKGGWDLEF from the coding sequence ATGGCAAAAATTATAGAATTAGATCCCTACTTGGCTGATAAAATTGCGGCTGGTGAGGTAGTTGAGCGTCCTGCAAGTGTTGTAAAAGAGCTTGTTGAAAACGCAATTGATGCTGGAAGTACCCAAATTACCGTAAGCATTGAAGAAAGTGGTTTGAAATCGATTGTTGTAACAGACAACGGAGAGGGTATTAGTAGTGATGATATTGAACTTGCCCTTAAGCGTCACGCTACCAGTAAAATTAAAACGATTGATGACCTCTTTCGAATTAAAAGTCTTGGTTTCAGGGGAGAGGCCATGCCAAGTATTGCAAGTGTTAGCCTCATGACGATTGAAACAAGCGTTGCTGATGAAGCGGCAGGGAGCAGGCTTTTTGCTGAAGGTGGTCATATTAAAGAAGTTAAGCTCTTGGCTAAAAGGCAGGGGACTAAAATCAGGGTTGAAAATTTGTTTTTCAATACCCCTGCTAGACTAAAATATGTGAAAAGTATGCAGGCAGAGCTTTCTCATATAAGTGATGTACTTAATCGCCAGAGTCTTGCTCACCCGGAAATCTCCTTTACCCTTATAAGTGATGGAAGAAGCCTGATGAGGACGGCAGGAAATGGGGACTTGCGTGCAGCCCTTGCTGGGGTTTACGGTCTAGCAACCGCTAAAAAAATGGTTGAAATTTCAGGAAGTGACCTTGATTTTGATATTAGGGGTTATATTTCCCTTCCTGAACTTACCCGTGCCAATAGAAATTACATTACGGTTTTAATCAATGGCCGCTATATTAAGAATTTCTTGATTAACCGGGCTATTATTAATGGCTACGGTAGTAAGCTTATGGTGGGGCGTTTTCCGCTGGCTGTGCTTGATATTAGACTGGATCCCTTTTTGATTGATGTCAATGTCCATCCAAGTAAGCAGGAAGTCCGTCTTTCTAAGGAAAAAGAGCTTATGGATCTCATATCAAGGCTGATTGCTGAGAGCTTAAACAAGGAAACTTTGATTCCAGATGCCTTAGACAATTTGCAAAAATCTTCCAAAACAAGGGAGACCAAGGGTATTCAAACGAGCCTGCCCTTAAAAAGCACCAATCTTTTTTATGACCAGGAAAAAAAGGATTTCTTTGTTGCTGAGGAAGGATTAAAGGAAACAACTGTTGAAATCGACAGGAATGCTGGTCCTTCTTTTGAAGGATCTAGTGTTCCAGAAGGGGAATTTCAAGAAGAAAGAGTTAGTCAACCTCTGGGGGCCAAACAGGCTAAGAGAGAGAATGGACCTGTCTCAGAAGATTCAGAGCATCCTGATTTCCACCAGCTTGATAAAAAAAATGTAAAAAATTTAAGTGGTCTTGCAAAAAAACTTGAAGGCGAAGAAAAGTCGACCTTCCCGGAACTTGAATTTTTCGGAAAGATGCACGGCACCTATCTTTTTGCCCAGGGGCGTGATGGTCTTTATATTGTCGATCAGCATGCTGCCCAGGAAAGGATTAAGTATGAATATTTTAGGGAAAAAATAGGTCAGGTCGAAGACCTTAAGCAACAGCTTTTAATTCCTTATCTTTTTGATTTTCCTAAGAATGATTTTCTTTTAATTAAGGAAAAATTACCTCTTTTAAGGGAGGTTGGTTTAAATCTGATGGAATACGGTGACCAGCAGTTTATTTTACGGGAGCATCCAACCTGGATGAAGGAAGATGAGGTTGAAGGAGCAGTCTATCAGATGGTTGACATGCTTTTAAATCTTGGTCAGGTGAGCGTTAAGGATTACCGGGCTGATCTTGCCATTATGATGAGTTGTAAGCAGTCTATCAAGGCCAATCATTATCTTGACGATTTTAGTGCAAGACAGCTTTTAGTGGATTTATCTCGGTGTAAAAATCCCTATAATTGCCCACATGGTCGACCTGTTTTAGTCCATTTTACTAAGGCTGACATGGAAAAAATGTTTAGAAGAATCCAAGAAAATCACAAGGGTGGTTGGGATTTAGAGTTTTAA
- a CDS encoding HAD-IC family P-type ATPase has protein sequence MEYLTSQEVEHAEKNVSTDKITKSVWEIILSNTFTFINGMVLVLAIIVATTGRFENLTFVFVIVVNSVIGSVQEIRSKLALERLELLSRSEYEVNRDKKTVKIYSEEIVHGDYLHLNIGDQIPVDGRIISGQIEVDESLLTGESDSILKGIGEELLSGSNVLSGHCLVKVEAVGDASYINKFAQKTKVFKKYPSKLRDNLNEILKIISLLLIPLAILMSLRGYYKGFSYDEIVLATSGALVGMIPEGLILLVSVSLAVSALKLSRKKVLVEELFCVETLARVDVLCFDKTGTITTGRMKLVDIDSKTKDILENYLSYFDDENATSRALKQALKLKRTWDVRNIGAFSSKNKYSYIQVEGQGTYFFGAAEFLDLKEELPEKFQEAKLEGYRILTLAWSKDYVESPYNLSMIGSLILSDEIKDNTKKTFEYFSSQDVDIKIISGDNHLAVLGVAREAGFSKDARAIDMSQVADDDFREVVLKYDIFGRVTPSQKERMVEILQEEGKTVAMSGDGVNDVLALKKADVSFAMNGATSAAKSVSNIIFLTDDFGVFYDILMEGRRVINNIQKVESLFLIKTFFSIAFSVISILFALRFPFTPIQLTLLSTITVGVPSFFLTFEESKAKVADNFMRDVLVNACIGSSTLVVSSILANIFVSGYSKVSLICLIIAMLNGLLMVGVVSRPLNYYNKILILALAISAIIAVVIDVLFIDKNIASFGGADYLVCGLLSLMVLLIYWGLEKVRLLRR, from the coding sequence TTGGAATATTTAACAAGTCAAGAGGTTGAACATGCTGAAAAGAATGTAAGTACTGACAAGATAACTAAGTCAGTCTGGGAAATTATTCTTTCAAATACCTTCACCTTTATTAATGGGATGGTTCTTGTCCTAGCAATTATAGTTGCTACAACAGGACGCTTTGAAAATCTGACCTTTGTCTTTGTTATTGTAGTTAACTCAGTTATAGGAAGTGTTCAGGAGATTCGCTCTAAGCTGGCCTTGGAAAGACTTGAACTTTTAAGCCGAAGTGAATATGAGGTTAACCGGGATAAGAAAACAGTTAAAATCTATTCAGAAGAGATTGTTCACGGCGACTACCTCCATTTAAACATAGGAGATCAGATACCCGTTGACGGGAGGATTATTTCAGGCCAAATAGAAGTTGATGAATCCCTATTAACAGGTGAGAGTGACAGTATTTTAAAGGGGATTGGAGAAGAGCTCTTAAGTGGTAGTAATGTTTTAAGTGGTCACTGCTTGGTCAAGGTTGAGGCCGTAGGAGATGCAAGCTATATTAATAAGTTTGCCCAAAAGACCAAGGTTTTTAAAAAATACCCTTCAAAATTAAGGGATAACTTAAATGAGATTTTAAAAATTATTTCCCTCCTTTTAATTCCTCTAGCGATTCTTATGTCACTAAGAGGTTATTATAAGGGTTTTAGCTATGATGAGATTGTTCTAGCTACCTCGGGAGCTCTTGTGGGAATGATTCCTGAGGGACTTATTCTTTTGGTGAGTGTATCCCTTGCAGTATCTGCCCTTAAACTGTCTCGTAAAAAGGTTCTGGTTGAGGAGTTATTTTGTGTGGAAACCCTAGCTCGGGTAGATGTTCTGTGTTTTGATAAGACAGGGACAATTACGACAGGGAGGATGAAACTTGTTGATATTGATTCAAAAACTAAGGATATTCTTGAAAACTATCTTTCTTATTTTGATGATGAAAATGCTACAAGTAGGGCCCTTAAGCAGGCTCTAAAATTAAAAAGAACCTGGGACGTTAGAAACATTGGTGCTTTTTCAAGTAAAAATAAGTATTCCTATATTCAAGTTGAAGGCCAGGGGACCTATTTCTTTGGGGCAGCTGAATTTTTGGATCTTAAGGAAGAGCTTCCAGAAAAATTTCAGGAGGCAAAACTTGAGGGTTATAGGATTTTGACCCTTGCCTGGAGCAAGGACTATGTAGAAAGTCCTTATAATTTATCAATGATTGGAAGTCTGATATTGTCAGATGAAATCAAGGATAACACCAAGAAAACCTTCGAGTATTTTTCTAGTCAGGATGTGGATATTAAGATAATAAGTGGGGATAATCATCTAGCTGTTCTTGGGGTAGCCCGTGAAGCAGGTTTTTCAAAGGATGCGCGTGCTATTGATATGAGTCAAGTTGCAGATGATGACTTTCGTGAGGTTGTTTTAAAATATGATATTTTTGGCCGGGTCACTCCTAGTCAGAAGGAAAGAATGGTTGAAATCCTCCAGGAAGAAGGAAAGACAGTTGCCATGAGCGGGGACGGGGTAAATGACGTTTTAGCCCTTAAAAAAGCAGATGTAAGTTTTGCCATGAACGGGGCTACCAGTGCTGCCAAGAGTGTTTCAAATATTATCTTTTTAACTGATGATTTTGGTGTCTTTTATGACATATTGATGGAAGGTAGACGAGTTATCAATAATATTCAAAAGGTTGAGTCCCTCTTTTTGATTAAAACCTTCTTTTCCATTGCCTTTTCAGTCATCTCCATCTTATTTGCCCTAAGATTTCCCTTTACACCCATTCAACTTACCTTACTGTCGACCATTACGGTTGGTGTACCTTCCTTCTTCTTGACCTTTGAGGAAAGTAAGGCCAAGGTAGCTGATAATTTTATGAGGGATGTTTTAGTCAATGCATGTATCGGAAGTTCGACCCTTGTGGTATCAAGTATTCTGGCAAATATTTTTGTTAGTGGTTACAGCAAGGTGAGTCTCATTTGCTTGATTATCGCCATGTTAAATGGTTTGCTAATGGTTGGGGTAGTTAGTCGTCCCCTTAATTACTATAATAAAATTCTAATTTTAGCCCTCGCTATTTCAGCCATTATAGCTGTTGTTATTGATGTTTTATTCATTGATAAAAACATAGCTAGTTTTGGAGGAGCTGACTACTTGGTCTGTGGCCTCTTGTCGCTTATGGTTCTTTTGATTTACTGGGGACTGGAAAAAGTAAGATTATTAAGAAGATAG
- the argR gene encoding arginine repressor produces MKKNDRHKLIKKLIRENKIETQEGLSRLLAENGASTTQATLSRDIRELGIIKNRSSSGSFYTLLDGELSPFEGLDQSFRNHVLKVSSVMFMVVIHTRLSEADILANILDESNHEGILGTLAGADTLLVTCASIEDAENLYAEVNRAISYEE; encoded by the coding sequence ATGAAGAAGAATGATAGACATAAACTTATTAAGAAATTAATAAGAGAAAATAAAATTGAAACCCAGGAAGGTCTTAGTAGACTTCTGGCAGAAAACGGGGCAAGCACTACTCAGGCTACATTGTCACGCGATATTAGAGAACTTGGAATTATTAAAAATAGATCCTCTTCTGGATCGTTTTATACTTTACTTGACGGGGAACTTAGTCCTTTTGAAGGGCTTGATCAAAGTTTTCGCAATCATGTTTTAAAGGTTTCAAGTGTTATGTTCATGGTAGTAATTCATACCAGACTTTCAGAAGCTGATATTTTAGCTAATATTTTGGATGAATCAAATCATGAAGGAATTTTAGGAACTCTTGCAGGAGCTGATACTCTTCTAGTAACTTGCGCAAGTATTGAAGACGCTGAAAATCTTTATGCTGAGGTAAATAGGGCTATTTCTTATGAAGAATAA
- the mutS gene encoding DNA mismatch repair protein MutS: MAEEKISPGMQQYLNIKADYSDALLLFRMGDFYELFYEDAVRAAQILELTLTSRNKNAKNPIPMAGMPYHSAQQYIDILVDLGYKVAIAEQVEDPKTAKGVVKREVVQVVTPGTAVDSLNGDKTNNYLTAVDYDGESYGFSYIDLATGEFYVTKIADFLDVLNEAASLQTKEIILGYEADEADLDLIKVKLNILVSYQKEADFVAEESDLIQASLSSLEKSVAAKLLTYVKETQKRSLSHLQELRTYELTDFLKMDYATKRSLELTANFKTGKKQGSLFGLLDETKTAMGTRMMRSWIERPLIQAHKIRRRQDLIQVFLDNFFERADLLEALKGVYDIERLSSKISFGKAHGQDLLQLLNTLRQVPRIRGILESIASPVLDTLVGSFDEIQDLRKLLGNSISEDAPKSITEGGIIKDGYNDILDDYRITLRDGTAWISELELRERQNSGINGLRIDYNRKDGYYFHITNSNLDQVPEHFFRKATLKNSERFGSEELAKIEGRMIEAREKSSVYEYELFLELRALVESYIPRIQALSRAVGELDCLLSLALVAENYQYSRPEILEEGRNLILEGGRHPVVEKVLGRQEYIPNDIILSEDVEIQLITGPNMSGKSTYMRQLALSVIMAQMGSYLPAQRAVLPLFDAIFTRIGASDDLTSGQSTFMVEMMEANNAIRLATSRSLILFDELGRGTATYDGMALAQGIIEYIARNIHAKTLFATHYHELTELSKTLTALKNVHVSTLEENGTVTFLHKIEDGPADKSYGIHVARIAGLPEDLLERSESILASLEEKSKENDSQYKLQVEQITENNIVENKVEERVQQLDLFTDPQIDGEILEKIRNLDLTSMTLMDSMNFLWELKGLL, from the coding sequence ATGGCAGAGGAAAAAATATCACCAGGAATGCAGCAGTATCTAAATATTAAGGCAGATTATTCAGATGCCTTACTTTTATTTAGGATGGGTGATTTTTATGAGCTTTTTTATGAGGATGCAGTCCGAGCTGCTCAAATTTTAGAACTAACATTAACGAGCAGGAATAAAAATGCTAAAAATCCCATCCCCATGGCTGGAATGCCCTACCACAGTGCCCAGCAGTACATTGATATCCTAGTTGATTTGGGCTACAAGGTGGCCATTGCCGAACAGGTGGAGGATCCCAAAACAGCTAAGGGTGTGGTCAAAAGGGAGGTAGTACAGGTTGTAACTCCTGGTACAGCCGTTGATAGTCTAAATGGTGACAAGACCAATAACTATCTAACTGCTGTTGACTATGACGGAGAATCATATGGCTTTTCTTATATTGATCTTGCGACAGGTGAGTTTTACGTAACAAAGATTGCTGATTTTTTAGATGTCTTAAATGAAGCCGCAAGCCTTCAGACCAAGGAAATTATTTTGGGTTATGAGGCAGATGAGGCAGACCTTGATTTAATCAAGGTAAAACTTAATATTCTAGTAAGTTATCAAAAGGAAGCAGATTTTGTTGCAGAGGAATCTGACCTGATTCAGGCTTCCTTGAGCTCCCTTGAAAAAAGTGTTGCCGCAAAACTTCTTACTTATGTTAAAGAGACCCAGAAAAGAAGTCTAAGTCACTTGCAGGAACTTAGAACCTATGAGTTAACCGACTTTTTAAAAATGGATTATGCCACCAAGCGTTCCCTTGAACTTACAGCTAATTTTAAGACAGGTAAAAAACAAGGGAGCCTATTTGGTCTTTTGGATGAAACGAAGACTGCCATGGGAACCAGGATGATGCGTTCATGGATTGAGCGTCCCCTCATTCAGGCCCATAAGATTAGACGGAGGCAGGATCTGATTCAAGTCTTTCTTGATAACTTCTTTGAAAGGGCTGATCTTTTAGAGGCCCTAAAAGGAGTTTATGATATTGAAAGACTATCCAGTAAGATTTCCTTTGGTAAGGCCCATGGTCAAGATCTGCTGCAGCTTTTAAATACCCTCAGGCAGGTACCAAGAATTAGAGGAATTTTAGAGAGTATTGCAAGTCCTGTTTTAGATACTTTGGTTGGGTCTTTTGATGAAATCCAAGACCTAAGAAAACTTCTAGGGAACAGCATCTCTGAGGATGCACCCAAGTCTATAACCGAAGGCGGGATTATTAAGGACGGCTACAATGATATACTTGATGACTACCGGATTACCTTAAGGGACGGAACAGCATGGATTTCAGAGCTTGAGTTGCGCGAGCGGCAAAATTCAGGAATTAATGGCCTAAGAATTGACTATAACCGTAAGGATGGTTACTATTTCCACATTACCAACAGTAATTTAGATCAAGTTCCTGAACACTTCTTTAGGAAGGCAACCCTTAAAAATTCTGAGCGTTTTGGTAGTGAGGAATTGGCCAAAATTGAGGGAAGGATGATTGAAGCCAGGGAGAAATCATCAGTCTATGAGTATGAATTATTTTTAGAATTGAGAGCTTTAGTTGAATCCTATATTCCAAGGATTCAGGCCTTATCAAGAGCTGTGGGTGAACTTGATTGCCTCCTTTCACTTGCCCTTGTAGCAGAAAACTACCAATATTCAAGACCAGAAATTCTTGAGGAAGGACGAAACCTGATTCTTGAAGGCGGAAGGCATCCAGTTGTTGAGAAGGTTCTTGGCAGGCAGGAATATATACCAAATGATATTATTTTATCTGAGGACGTTGAAATTCAGCTGATTACAGGTCCTAATATGAGTGGTAAATCGACCTACATGCGCCAGTTGGCTCTTTCTGTAATCATGGCTCAGATGGGTTCATATCTACCAGCTCAAAGAGCGGTTTTACCTCTGTTCGATGCTATTTTTACAAGAATTGGAGCAAGTGATGATCTGACCTCAGGTCAGTCAACCTTTATGGTTGAGATGATGGAGGCTAATAATGCCATCCGTCTGGCAACAAGTAGGAGTTTGATCTTATTTGATGAACTGGGGAGGGGGACTGCGACTTATGATGGTATGGCTTTAGCCCAAGGAATCATTGAATACATTGCCCGTAATATCCATGCAAAGACCCTTTTTGCCACTCACTATCACGAGTTAACAGAACTTTCAAAGACCCTTACAGCCTTAAAAAATGTTCATGTCTCAACTCTTGAAGAAAATGGGACAGTTACCTTCCTCCATAAGATTGAAGATGGTCCAGCTGATAAGTCCTACGGAATTCATGTGGCAAGGATTGCCGGACTTCCGGAAGATTTACTGGAAAGATCTGAGAGTATTTTGGCTTCTTTAGAAGAGAAATCAAAAGAGAATGACTCACAGTATAAGCTACAAGTAGAACAGATAACAGAAAATAATATAGTAGAAAATAAGGTTGAGGAAAGGGTTCAGCAGCTGGATCTTTTCACTGATCCCCAAATTGACGGGGAGATTCTTGAAAAAATCCGCAATCTCGACTTAACAAGCATGACTCTAATGGATTCGATGAACTTTCTTTGGGAGTTAAAGGGTCTACTTTAG
- the ruvA gene encoding Holliday junction branch migration protein RuvA translates to MYEYLKGVLVKITPTYIVVDVSGIGYLLQVANPYSFSHLMNTELKVYVHQVIRDDAHTLYAFMSEDEKALFLKLISVSGIGPKSALAILASSDNEGLVEAIHASDTKYLMKFPGVGKKTAMQMVLDLEGKFELNPSGNLFAEARVENQNTALEEALEALEALGYKASELKKVRKNLEGSSDTTEGYIKSALKFMMR, encoded by the coding sequence ATGTATGAATACCTCAAAGGAGTTCTAGTAAAGATTACTCCCACTTATATTGTTGTTGATGTTTCAGGAATTGGTTACCTCCTCCAGGTGGCTAATCCCTATAGTTTTTCTCATTTGATGAATACTGAGCTTAAGGTCTATGTTCATCAGGTAATAAGAGATGATGCCCACACCCTTTATGCTTTTATGAGTGAGGACGAAAAGGCTCTTTTCTTAAAATTAATCAGTGTTTCAGGGATTGGTCCTAAATCAGCCCTGGCTATTCTTGCAAGTTCTGATAATGAGGGTTTGGTTGAAGCTATCCATGCCAGTGATACTAAATATTTGATGAAGTTTCCTGGGGTTGGGAAGAAGACGGCCATGCAGATGGTTTTAGATCTTGAAGGAAAATTTGAACTTAATCCAAGTGGTAATTTATTTGCTGAAGCGCGGGTAGAGAATCAAAATACAGCTCTCGAAGAAGCTCTTGAAGCCTTGGAAGCCTTGGGTTATAAGGCCAGTGAACTCAAGAAGGTTAGGAAGAATCTGGAGGGAAGTTCTGATACAACTGAAGGTTATATTAAATCTGCCCTTAAGTTTATGATGCGCTAG